A single Drosophila ananassae strain 14024-0371.13 chromosome 3L, ASM1763931v2, whole genome shotgun sequence DNA region contains:
- the LOC6495653 gene encoding GTP-binding protein RAD isoform X3 produces MNMHHLRVNDDDEDVDRLRTFSASKGGIINRGDSFRRRRSRSNSLAPSSPMHPRSGVGGLGGGVGGGSSLGLGSGYNGGSSSNGFGFGNANAQETHQPPVEFFRVEMLGSAGVGKQALVSQFRTSDCINAYDGPECDEAEQNISIILNGTESELKFLTGNTESKDELEQADAFLVVYSCIDKESFTRAKQILSRLQDMDLLRHRPTILVANKIDLARSRAVSAQDGKCLACTFGAKFIEVSVGINHNCDELLAGTLTQIRLKKDQNQLQLNPKKSKDKSKFRENKNVETVETDKCLTDLKTGDVGPRDANSPAHWYKSRSVMLASMKARQMLTWILGKEDSKFKHCENLQVL; encoded by the exons ATGAACATGCATCATCTTCGAGTCAACGATGACGACGAGGATGTGGACCGACTGCGCACTTTCAGCGCCTCCAAAGGAG GTATCATTAATCGCGGTGACTCGTTCCGACGCCGACGGTCGCGCAGCAACAGTCTGGCCCCCTCCAGCCCCATGCACCCCCGCAGCGGAGTGGGTGGCCTCGGCGGGGGCGtgggcggcggcagcagcctGGGCCTCGGATCCGGCTAcaacggcggcagcagcagcaacggattcggattcgggaACGCCAATGCCCAGGAGACCCATCAGCCACCGGTGGAGTTCTTCCGTGTCGAGATGCTCGGATCGGCAGGCGTAGGCAAGCAGGCTCTGGTTTCACAATTCCGCACCTCGGACTGCATCAATGCCTACGATGGACCCG AATGCGACGAAGCCGAGCAGAACATCTCAATCATCCTGAATGGCACCGAGTCGGAGCTGAAGTTCCTCACCGGGAACACGGAGAGCAAG GACGAACTGGAGCAGGCGGATGCGTTTCTAGTGGTCTACTCCTGCATTGACAAGGAGTCCTTCACGAGAGCCAAGCAGATACTATCGCGACTGCAGGACATGGACCTACTGCGCCACCGACCCACCATCCTGGTGGCCAACAAAATTGATTTGGCCCGCTCACGCGCCGTCTCCGCCCAGG ATGGCAAATGCCTGGCCTGTACATTCGGAGCCAAGTTCATCGAGGTCTCCGTGGGCATAAATCACAACTGCGATGAGCTGCTGGCCGGTACTCTCACCCAGATCCGGCTGAAGAAGGACCAGAACCAACTGCAG CTGAATCCGAAAAAGTCTAAAGACAAAAGCAAATTTAGAGAAAACAAGAACGTAGAGACTGTAGAAACTGATAAATGTCTGACTGATCTTAAAACTGGCGATGTG GGTCCGCGGGATGCCAATTCACCGGCCCATTGGTACAAGAGCCGGAGTGTGATGCTGGCTAGCATGAAGGCACGCCAGATGCTCACCTGGATCCTGGGCAAGGAGGACTCCAAGTTCAAGCACTGCGAAAATCTCCAGGTGCTATAA
- the LOC6494969 gene encoding uncharacterized protein LOC6494969 isoform X2 produces MDEDTPFVMGDAFHKPIKFFIDLVDEIFDYFYSAYLQLDCGARLLDPMDIKSMEQYKILLAPNEDFEEYFMHNMSFCKCLRIPPKCIEKKVDDCQPKKDVRDHYMNVAKKSRCARRVAKMAGQLPESTPVVAKPVESMVFSSVVSDMRLRNDIVGNSKTSLPNAGESAFRQIHERYVSDQLRRALSLSNYRLIAD; encoded by the coding sequence ATGGATGAGGACACTCCTTTTGTTATGGGCGATGCCTTTCACAAGCCTATTAAGTTTTTCATTGATCTGGTGGATGAGATATTTGACTATTTTTACAGTGCCTACTTGCAACTGGATTGTGGCGCCCGGCTATTGGATCCTATGGACATTAAGAGCATGGAACAGTACAAGATATTGCTGGCCCCGAACGAGGATTTTGAAGAATACTTCATGCATAACATGAGCTTCTGCAAGTGCCTCAGAATACCGCCCAAGTGTATCGAGAAGAAGGTGGACGATTGCCAGCCGAAGAAGGATGTGCGGGACCACTACATGAACGTGGCCAAGAAGTCGAGGTGTGCCCGTCGGGTGGCCAAAATGGCGGGCCAATTGCCGGAGTCCACTCCGGTTGTCGCGAAACCGGTCGAGTCGATGGTGTTCAGCAGTGTGGTCAGCGATATGAGGCTACGAAACGATATCGTGGGCAACTCCAAAACGTCATTGCCCAATGCTGGGGAGTCCGCTTTCCGGCAGATCCACGAACGCTACGTCTCCGACCAGCTACGACGGGCACTCAGTCTTTCCAACTACAGGTTAATTGCGGACTAG
- the LOC6494969 gene encoding uncharacterized protein LOC6494969 isoform X1, with protein sequence MTGKVDLLAELPQLLHIMASHSIISRSTVTESMAKFALNKLAVSDAHEKTVIRLLLSIEEKFREYFDTYKKEVELQRIAAETLSHLIQRYMIATQVDTSCTRPQIYEIETEDAIVNKYHMHYQVIDGSNKSQKWAVQALRPFVLAFRRECAKINMDEDTPFVMGDAFHKPIKFFIDLVDEIFDYFYSAYLQLDCGARLLDPMDIKSMEQYKILLAPNEDFEEYFMHNMSFCKCLRIPPKCIEKKVDDCQPKKDVRDHYMNVAKKSRCARRVAKMAGQLPESTPVVAKPVESMVFSSVVSDMRLRNDIVGNSKTSLPNAGESAFRQIHERYVSDQLRRALSLSNYRLIAD encoded by the exons ATGACGGGCAAAGTGGACTTACTGGCAGAATTGCCACAACTGCTGCATATAATGGCGAGTCACAGCATCATTTCCAGGAGCACCGTCACGGAGAGTATGGCCAAGTTCGCCTTGAATAAGCTGGCCGTTTCCGATGCGCATGAGAAGACGGTGATACGACTCCTCCTATCCATTGAGGAGAAGTTCCGAGAGTACTTCGACACCTACAAGAAGGAGGTGGAACTGCAGCGGATCGCTGCCGAGACTCTGTCCCATCTCATCCAGCGCTATATGATCGCCACCCAGGTGGACACGAGTTGCACGCGCCCTCAGATCTACGAGATCGAAACGGAGGATGCGATTGTGAACAAATACCATATGCACTACCAG GTAATAGATGGTTCcaataaaagccaaaaatgGGCCGTTCAGGCACTGAGGCCCTTTGTCCTGGCCTTTCGTCGGGAGTGCGCCAAGATCAACATGGATGAGGACACTCCTTTTGTTATGGGCGATGCCTTTCACAAGCCTATTAAGTTTTTCATTGATCTGGTGGATGAGATATTTGACTATTTTTACAGTGCCTACTTGCAACTGGATTGTGGCGCCCGGCTATTGGATCCTATGGACATTAAGAGCATGGAACAGTACAAGATATTGCTGGCCCCGAACGAGGATTTTGAAGAATACTTCATGCATAACATGAGCTTCTGCAAGTGCCTCAGAATACCGCCCAAGTGTATCGAGAAGAAGGTGGACGATTGCCAGCCGAAGAAGGATGTGCGGGACCACTACATGAACGTGGCCAAGAAGTCGAGGTGTGCCCGTCGGGTGGCCAAAATGGCGGGCCAATTGCCGGAGTCCACTCCGGTTGTCGCGAAACCGGTCGAGTCGATGGTGTTCAGCAGTGTGGTCAGCGATATGAGGCTACGAAACGATATCGTGGGCAACTCCAAAACGTCATTGCCCAATGCTGGGGAGTCCGCTTTCCGGCAGATCCACGAACGCTACGTCTCCGACCAGCTACGACGGGCACTCAGTCTTTCCAACTACAGGTTAATTGCGGACTAG
- the LOC6495653 gene encoding uncharacterized protein LOC6495653 isoform X1 produces the protein MVDDISPMHHRMQKKTRSASICATGASIETVIHSMPGASGSATPEGGTPGYRRRRPATRSQSARITSGARSVRQRTKAQQQQQQQQHTLQETRSYCTSEPRLSETETPPQRRKLSQRRPQPHGHRKSNAFLDVPTMNMHHLRVNDDDEDVDRLRTFSASKGGIINRGDSFRRRRSRSNSLAPSSPMHPRSGVGGLGGGVGGGSSLGLGSGYNGGSSSNGFGFGNANAQETHQPPVEFFRVEMLGSAGVGKQALVSQFRTSDCINAYDGPECDEAEQNISIILNGTESELKFLTGNTESKDELEQADAFLVVYSCIDKESFTRAKQILSRLQDMDLLRHRPTILVANKIDLARSRAVSAQDGKCLACTFGAKFIEVSVGINHNCDELLAGTLTQIRLKKDQNQLQLNPKKSKDKSKFRENKNVETVETDKCLTDLKTGDVGPRDANSPAHWYKSRSVMLASMKARQMLTWILGKEDSKFKHCENLQVL, from the exons ATGGTGGACGACATCTCACCGATGCATCATCGAATGCAGAAGAAGACCAGAAGCGCCTCCATCTGCGCCACGGGGGCCAGCATCGAAACGGTCATCCACAGTATgccgggcgcctctggcagtGCCACGCCCGAGGGCGGAACGCCCGGCTACCGTCGCCGCCGACCGGCCACCCGCTCCCAAAGCGCTCGCATCACCTCCGGTGCCCGATCG GTTCGACAGCGCACCAaggcgcagcagcagcagcaacagcagcagcacacgCTCCAGGAAACACGCTCCTACTGCACCAGCGAGCCACGTCTGAGCGAAACGGAGACGCCTCCGCAGAGGCGCAAGTTGTCCCAGAGGAGACCCCAGCCACACG GACATAGAAAATCGAACGCCTTCCTGGACGTGCCCACCATGAACATGCATCATCTTCGAGTCAACGATGACGACGAGGATGTGGACCGACTGCGCACTTTCAGCGCCTCCAAAGGAG GTATCATTAATCGCGGTGACTCGTTCCGACGCCGACGGTCGCGCAGCAACAGTCTGGCCCCCTCCAGCCCCATGCACCCCCGCAGCGGAGTGGGTGGCCTCGGCGGGGGCGtgggcggcggcagcagcctGGGCCTCGGATCCGGCTAcaacggcggcagcagcagcaacggattcggattcgggaACGCCAATGCCCAGGAGACCCATCAGCCACCGGTGGAGTTCTTCCGTGTCGAGATGCTCGGATCGGCAGGCGTAGGCAAGCAGGCTCTGGTTTCACAATTCCGCACCTCGGACTGCATCAATGCCTACGATGGACCCG AATGCGACGAAGCCGAGCAGAACATCTCAATCATCCTGAATGGCACCGAGTCGGAGCTGAAGTTCCTCACCGGGAACACGGAGAGCAAG GACGAACTGGAGCAGGCGGATGCGTTTCTAGTGGTCTACTCCTGCATTGACAAGGAGTCCTTCACGAGAGCCAAGCAGATACTATCGCGACTGCAGGACATGGACCTACTGCGCCACCGACCCACCATCCTGGTGGCCAACAAAATTGATTTGGCCCGCTCACGCGCCGTCTCCGCCCAGG ATGGCAAATGCCTGGCCTGTACATTCGGAGCCAAGTTCATCGAGGTCTCCGTGGGCATAAATCACAACTGCGATGAGCTGCTGGCCGGTACTCTCACCCAGATCCGGCTGAAGAAGGACCAGAACCAACTGCAG CTGAATCCGAAAAAGTCTAAAGACAAAAGCAAATTTAGAGAAAACAAGAACGTAGAGACTGTAGAAACTGATAAATGTCTGACTGATCTTAAAACTGGCGATGTG GGTCCGCGGGATGCCAATTCACCGGCCCATTGGTACAAGAGCCGGAGTGTGATGCTGGCTAGCATGAAGGCACGCCAGATGCTCACCTGGATCCTGGGCAAGGAGGACTCCAAGTTCAAGCACTGCGAAAATCTCCAGGTGCTATAA
- the LOC6495653 gene encoding GTP-binding protein RAD isoform X2: MVDDISPMHHRMQKKTRSASICATGASIETVIHSMPGASGSATPEGGTPGYRRRRPATRSQSARITSGARSVRQRTKAQQQQQQQQHTLQETRSYCTSEPRLSETETPPQRRKLSQRRPQPHGHRKSNAFLDVPTMNMHHLRVNDDDEDVDRLRTFSASKGGIINRGDSFRRRRSRSNSLAPSSPMHPRSGVGGLGGGVGGGSSLGLGSGYNGGSSSNGFGFGNANAQETHQPPVEFFRVEMLGSAGVGKQALVSQFRTSDCINAYDGPECDEAEQNISIILNGTESELKFLTGNTESKDELEQADAFLVVYSCIDKESFTRAKQILSRLQDMDLLRHRPTILVANKIDLARSRAVSAQDGKCLACTFGAKFIEVSVGINHNCDELLAGTLTQIRLKKDQNQLQGPRDANSPAHWYKSRSVMLASMKARQMLTWILGKEDSKFKHCENLQVL; encoded by the exons ATGGTGGACGACATCTCACCGATGCATCATCGAATGCAGAAGAAGACCAGAAGCGCCTCCATCTGCGCCACGGGGGCCAGCATCGAAACGGTCATCCACAGTATgccgggcgcctctggcagtGCCACGCCCGAGGGCGGAACGCCCGGCTACCGTCGCCGCCGACCGGCCACCCGCTCCCAAAGCGCTCGCATCACCTCCGGTGCCCGATCG GTTCGACAGCGCACCAaggcgcagcagcagcagcaacagcagcagcacacgCTCCAGGAAACACGCTCCTACTGCACCAGCGAGCCACGTCTGAGCGAAACGGAGACGCCTCCGCAGAGGCGCAAGTTGTCCCAGAGGAGACCCCAGCCACACG GACATAGAAAATCGAACGCCTTCCTGGACGTGCCCACCATGAACATGCATCATCTTCGAGTCAACGATGACGACGAGGATGTGGACCGACTGCGCACTTTCAGCGCCTCCAAAGGAG GTATCATTAATCGCGGTGACTCGTTCCGACGCCGACGGTCGCGCAGCAACAGTCTGGCCCCCTCCAGCCCCATGCACCCCCGCAGCGGAGTGGGTGGCCTCGGCGGGGGCGtgggcggcggcagcagcctGGGCCTCGGATCCGGCTAcaacggcggcagcagcagcaacggattcggattcgggaACGCCAATGCCCAGGAGACCCATCAGCCACCGGTGGAGTTCTTCCGTGTCGAGATGCTCGGATCGGCAGGCGTAGGCAAGCAGGCTCTGGTTTCACAATTCCGCACCTCGGACTGCATCAATGCCTACGATGGACCCG AATGCGACGAAGCCGAGCAGAACATCTCAATCATCCTGAATGGCACCGAGTCGGAGCTGAAGTTCCTCACCGGGAACACGGAGAGCAAG GACGAACTGGAGCAGGCGGATGCGTTTCTAGTGGTCTACTCCTGCATTGACAAGGAGTCCTTCACGAGAGCCAAGCAGATACTATCGCGACTGCAGGACATGGACCTACTGCGCCACCGACCCACCATCCTGGTGGCCAACAAAATTGATTTGGCCCGCTCACGCGCCGTCTCCGCCCAGG ATGGCAAATGCCTGGCCTGTACATTCGGAGCCAAGTTCATCGAGGTCTCCGTGGGCATAAATCACAACTGCGATGAGCTGCTGGCCGGTACTCTCACCCAGATCCGGCTGAAGAAGGACCAGAACCAACTGCAG GGTCCGCGGGATGCCAATTCACCGGCCCATTGGTACAAGAGCCGGAGTGTGATGCTGGCTAGCATGAAGGCACGCCAGATGCTCACCTGGATCCTGGGCAAGGAGGACTCCAAGTTCAAGCACTGCGAAAATCTCCAGGTGCTATAA
- the LOC6494968 gene encoding uncharacterized protein LOC6494968, whose amino-acid sequence MAKPSKLKAHLITCSLSLNTYSLITNNPHKMQLKPFTFQIVTCFAVIGLALAYPKDRLTFAEETEKGSALSDSDTISLRSSEALENLYVYERSLSRFRRALEELAYDEAADDMELAEINVFRPLFRYRSQVVKAKNPQQQFG is encoded by the exons ATGGCAAAGCCGAGCAAATTGAAGGCACACTTGATAACCTGCAGTCTAAGTTTAAACACCTATAGTTTGATAACAAATAATCCCCACAAAATGCAGTTGAAACCG tttaccTTCCAAATTGTTACCTGCTTTGCTGTGATTGGTTTGGCGTTAGCTTATCCGAAAGACAGACTTACCTTCGCGGAAGAAACGGAAAAAGGCAGTGCACTTAGTGACAGTGATACTATATCTCTGAGATCCAGTGAGGCTCTGGAAAATCTATATGTCTACGAAAGAAGCCTGAGCCGATTTAGAAGAGCTCTAGAAGAGTTGGCTTACGACGAGGCGGCGGATGATATGGAGCTAGCGGAGATTAACGTGTTCCGCCCACTTTTCCGGTACCGTTCTCAGGTGGTGAAGGCCAAAAATCCACAGCAGCAATTtggttaa